GGGGCAGGTCTTGTGCCTGCCCAGGGCGACCACAAGGATTCGCCCCTACATATTGGGGTATGCCACGGAAAATCCCAAAGAGCCATAGTTATAAAACAGAAAGGATCAACGATGATCGAAACACATGGTTCTCAAATGACCAGCGCGATATGCGCGCGCATGGGGCTTCAGGAATGTGAGCAGATTCACCAGGCCAGCCTGGAAATTTTACAGCGGGTAGGCATTGAAGTGCGTGATGAAAAGGCCAGGGAACTGCTGGTTAAAGGCGGGGCCAAAGCCGACGGCCTCCGCGTTTTTCTGCCCGAAGTGATGGTGGCAAAGGCGCTGGCCGTAACCCCCAAACAGATGACGCTGTGCGACCGTCGCGGCCAGGTGGCGCTGCGAGCCGGGGGATATAACACCTACTTTGGGGGCGGGTCGGATTGCCTGAACATTCTTGACCACCGCACCGGCCAGCGACGCCGGGCCGCGCTCAAAGATGTGACCGAGGCCAGTATCCTGATGGACGCCTTGCCGGAAATTGATTTTGTCATGTCGGGCTTTATGCCATCTGACGTGGACCAGAAAATTTATGACCGCTACCAGATGGAGGTCATGCTCAACAACACCACCAAACCCATTGTCTTTGTGCCGCCCGATTTTGAGGGTTGTGTGGCCGCGATTGAAATGTGCGAAATTGTGGCCGGCGGCGCGGACGCTTTTCAACAACGCCCTTTTGCTGTTTGTTACCTCAATGTCACCTCTGGGCTGATTGCCAACGCTGAAACACTGCAAAAATGTATGTACCTGGCTGAGAAGGGCCTGCCGCTGCTCTACGTTCCCTTGAATGCCGGTGGCGTGAACTCGCCGACCACCACCGCCGGATGCATGGCGACGATGAATGCGGGCACGCTGCTGGGCATTGTGCTGGCCCAATTGGTGCGGGAAGGAACTCCGGTAGCCGTGCCGGGCTGGAACGGCGGGCCGTACAATTTGCAGACAATGGTCGGCAATTATGTGCTGGCCGACGAGCAGGGGGTGGCGACCTCTATTGGCAAATATTACAATCTGCCGGTGTTTGGTTTGGGCGGCTGCACCGACTCAAAAATATTGGACCAGCAGTGCGGCCTGGAAGTGGCCTTTAGTTTGATGAGCGCCCTGATGTACGGGGCCAATCTGGTTCACGATGTGGGGTTTATGGACGCCGGGGCGCAGGGTTCGTTGGTTTTAATTACTATTGTCAACGACCAATTGGGGTTTTTACGGGCCTCAACGGCAGGGGTGCCGGTCAACAATGAAACGCTGGCTTTGGATGTAGTGGAAGAACTTGGGGCCAAAGGAAACTATTTGGCTCACGACCACACCTTGAAGCATTTCAAAAAAGCTTATTACTCTCAACTGGCCGACAAGCGCCAATACTCGCAGTGGACTCAACATGGCGCGACCAGTATGGAAGAAAGAGCCGCGCAACAGGTTGAGAAAATCTTGAACGAACATACACCGGAGCCGTTACCGGCAGATGTGCAGCGGGACATCAAAAAAATTATTGAACGCGAACAGGCGCAATTTGGCAGCCCGGAATAGAGAAGGAGATTTTTTATGCAAAACAACCATCACTTTTTTATACGAGCCCCCTGGGAATATGACCCAAACGTTGTTCCGCCGGGCCGGGCGGATGCCCACCTGGGTTTTGACACCCGCGCCCTGCACGCCGGCTTTGACCCGCGTCGGGAGATGGAATCGTTCCGCTCATTTGTGCCGCCCATTGTGCAATCAATGACCTACCCATATCAATCCTTTGACCAGATTCCCAATCCGGTCTATGGCCGCACCAGAACCCCCACCAATAGCGTGCTTGAAGAACGGCTGGCCTCGTTAGAAGGCGGCGAGGCCGCAATTACCGCCGCTTCGGGGTCGCAGGCCCTGTTCAACCTCATCTTTACCCTGACCCGGCCCGGCGATAACGTGGTTACGACCTTAAATACCTTTGGCGAGGGGTACAAACAGGCGGCCACCATCTTCCCGGAACGCTGCGGGGTCAACTTTCGTT
The genomic region above belongs to Anaerolineae bacterium and contains:
- a CDS encoding trimethylamine methyltransferase family protein, giving the protein MIETHGSQMTSAICARMGLQECEQIHQASLEILQRVGIEVRDEKARELLVKGGAKADGLRVFLPEVMVAKALAVTPKQMTLCDRRGQVALRAGGYNTYFGGGSDCLNILDHRTGQRRRAALKDVTEASILMDALPEIDFVMSGFMPSDVDQKIYDRYQMEVMLNNTTKPIVFVPPDFEGCVAAIEMCEIVAGGADAFQQRPFAVCYLNVTSGLIANAETLQKCMYLAEKGLPLLYVPLNAGGVNSPTTTAGCMATMNAGTLLGIVLAQLVREGTPVAVPGWNGGPYNLQTMVGNYVLADEQGVATSIGKYYNLPVFGLGGCTDSKILDQQCGLEVAFSLMSALMYGANLVHDVGFMDAGAQGSLVLITIVNDQLGFLRASTAGVPVNNETLALDVVEELGAKGNYLAHDHTLKHFKKAYYSQLADKRQYSQWTQHGATSMEERAAQQVEKILNEHTPEPLPADVQRDIKKIIEREQAQFGSPE